The genomic window ACCGCAGCGGGGCATCGCCACTATGGTTTCAAAGTCAACGGAGCCTACGCTCAGTACGCCGTCTATCACATTCAGAGCCTCACTCCACTTCCCGATAACGTCTCCTGGCAGGAGGGGGCCATGTGCGACACCGCGGGAGTGGCGCTCCATGGACTGGAACTTTCGGGAATCACTCCCGGAGGAACCGTGGCTGTCATCGGCCCCGGACCCATCGGTATGATGGCCATGAAGCTCGCCCGGGCCATGGGAGCGGCGCGTCTCATCGTCGTAGGGCGCGGGTCGAGGCTTAAAACGGCTCAGAGCTATGGCTGCGACGACGCCGTAGATTTCACCACCTGCGATCCCGTCTCCAAAGTGAGAGAGCTGACCGGAGAATTGGGAGTCGACGAATGTTTCGAATGTTCCGGAGCCCCGGGGACCTTTGTCCAGGCCGTGCGTATGGTGCATAAAGGGGGTGTCGTCACGCTTTTGGGCGTCGCTACCGATGACGTCATGGAACCGCTGCCTTTCAAGTACGTCACTCACAACGAGATCACCATCCACGGGTCTCGGGCCAATCCCAACGTCAGCGGCAAAGTCCTCTCCCTGATCTCACGGGGCAATATCGTCGTCCGGGACATGGTGACTCACACCTATCCTCTGGAAAAATTCGCGGAGGGACTGGAAACCTTCGTCAAACGCAAAGACAACGTCATGAAGGTTGTCTTCCTGCCCAATGGAGAAAACGCCTGAATGGATCCTCGTCCCGCTCACGCGAACCGGTGACGGAGGACAGCCTGAAATACAAATGACAAAGTCCGTGAGCGGGAAAACCGTTTATAATGAATACTGTTCGTTGAACAGAAGGAAAATCCCGCTGAAAGGAGGAAAAGGCGACGAACAGCAAACTGCCCAGGCTGCCCATTGGCATCCAGACGTTCGAGATTATTCGAAACGAAGGATATCTTTACGTGGACAAGACAAAATATCTCGTGGATCTTATCGATAACGGCAGAGCCTATTTTTTGTCTCGGCCCCGACGCTTCGGCAAGTCTCTGACCATATCCACCTTTGATGCGCTTTTTTCAGGCAAAAAGGAACTGTTCCGGGGCCTTTACGCTGAAGAATTCATGAATCGCCCCGATTACAGAGCATATCCCGTCGTACGGCTGGACATGAGCGACCTGACAGCGAACATGGGACCTGACCTTCTTCGTTCATCCATGTTGGCCAGAGTCAAAGAAAATGCCGAACGGCTCGGCGTGGAAGTCAAAGATGCCGCGCCCGGGGATGCCTTTTCCGGGTTTTTGAAACGTACGGCCCAAAAATACGACTCACCGGTCGTCCTTCTGATTGACGAATACGACAGCCCCGTCCTGCAACATGTTTTCAATCTTCCGGCAGCCGAAGCAATACGGGAAATTCTGAAGGATTTCTATATACGGATTAAATCCGCCGATGAACACCTGCGTTTTATTTTTATGACAGGAATGAGCAAGTTTTCGAGGATGGGAGTTTTTTCTGCGCTGAACAATCTTGAGGACATTTCGATGGATACGGCTTTTGCGGGGATGTTGGGTTACACTGAAGAAGAACTCGTGAGCAACTTTGGAGTATATCTGGATAAAATATCTGTCGACGCAAAAACAAGCAAAGAAGGACTCTTCACTCAGATCAGAGACTATTATGATGGATTTTCGTTCGATGGAGAAACTCGTCTCTATAACCCGTTTTCTGTACTGAACTTTTTTAAAAAGAAAACATTCTTCAATTTTTGGTTTGAGTCCGGAACGCCATCATTCCTGGCCGATTACGTCAAACGGAATGATCTGGAAGTGGAAATTTTCAGGGGTTTTCCGACGGACGACGAATTTACTTTGACTGCGGAAATAGAGCAGGCTCCTCCGGAAAGTTTCCTGTTTCAGAGTGGATACCTGTCCGTCCGCGAAAAAAACGGAAGAAAATTGCTTCTGGACTATCCAAATATGGAGGTCCTTTCCTCCGTAGCACGACTTTTTTTGCGCGAAAAACTGGAAATATCCAATGCCGGATTCGCGACGGTTGAGCTGGAAGACGCTCTGACACGAAAAGACGCTGAAAGTCTCGTAAAAACATACAACATCCTGCTGACAAGCCTTCCCTATGATCTGTA from Synergistaceae bacterium includes these protein-coding regions:
- a CDS encoding alcohol dehydrogenase catalytic domain-containing protein, whose amino-acid sequence is MDNYSIPEKMKAVVLTAPGQFEIQEVPVPVPGPNEVLCRIGGVAICGSDPEIVRGDLAGNWPPSYPFIAGHEWAGRVIALGPQVSAFKIGDRVAGEAHKGCGFCKNCLAGRYTLCYNYGNTAAGHRHYGFKVNGAYAQYAVYHIQSLTPLPDNVSWQEGAMCDTAGVALHGLELSGITPGGTVAVIGPGPIGMMAMKLARAMGAARLIVVGRGSRLKTAQSYGCDDAVDFTTCDPVSKVRELTGELGVDECFECSGAPGTFVQAVRMVHKGGVVTLLGVATDDVMEPLPFKYVTHNEITIHGSRANPNVSGKVLSLISRGNIVVRDMVTHTYPLEKFAEGLETFVKRKDNVMKVVFLPNGENA
- a CDS encoding ATP-binding protein, translated to MQTFEIIRNEGYLYVDKTKYLVDLIDNGRAYFLSRPRRFGKSLTISTFDALFSGKKELFRGLYAEEFMNRPDYRAYPVVRLDMSDLTANMGPDLLRSSMLARVKENAERLGVEVKDAAPGDAFSGFLKRTAQKYDSPVVLLIDEYDSPVLQHVFNLPAAEAIREILKDFYIRIKSADEHLRFIFMTGMSKFSRMGVFSALNNLEDISMDTAFAGMLGYTEEELVSNFGVYLDKISVDAKTSKEGLFTQIRDYYDGFSFDGETRLYNPFSVLNFFKKKTFFNFWFESGTPSFLADYVKRNDLEVEIFRGFPTDDEFTLTAEIEQAPPESFLFQSGYLSVREKNGRKLLLDYPNMEVLSSVARLFLREKLEISNAGFATVELEDALTRKDAESLVKTYNILLTSLPYDLYEQENRKYEIERVKKGTVSQYAESFYHALLFTMLWSSRIHTTAENHSYKGRSDIEAEKNGHRYIIELKIAEGKEASEKAAEAAIRQIHEKGYADKYAGQDVTLIGLGIDRQARRAAKARIEHL